Sequence from the Deltaproteobacteria bacterium genome:
CATTGCAGCTGGTCCTGCTGAAGCAAATAAGAGTTAGTCATAAGATTATCCGTATGACTATCTCTTAATCCCGCCGCCGCCCATCGGCCTGCTTCAGCATTGCGCAATTATGGCCCAAAAGATCCAGGTCATCACTGGGGTCGAACGCCGTCGTCGGTATAGCATCGAAGGGAAGCGGCGCATAGTCGACGAATCCAACGAACCACTAGCTTCGGTCTCCGACGTTGCTAGACGTAATGGGGTGGCAGTTAATCTCCTGTTCGCATGGCGTAAGGCGTTTGGGCTTGGCTCAGAGGAGATCCCGCAGTTCATCGTTGATCTTGGCCTGGGTCCTAGAGTTACGGCCTTGAGGCAGCAAGTGGTTGCTGCCAAGTTACATTCTGGAGCGTGACTTGCGAAGTTTCCCGACTCTGTCCGATCAGAAGTTCTGTCACTTCTCGGCGCAGGCTTGAAAGCTGCCGAAATATGTATGGCTACAGTGATCGGTACACTGTCCAATCCAGATGGAGCTACCCCCGACACTCACGCCACAATGGTACAAAGTACCACAACCATGAGCTTTACTTTGAGAATGTGGCGAGTAGATGTAAATAGCGGATGGGCCAACACAACGTATTTTAACTACATAATCCTGTACTGACTCTTCTGAACGGGCAAGATGCGGCACCTTTGAGCATGAGGTATCCGGCCAGGAATCGACTAACCACAC
This genomic interval carries:
- a CDS encoding transposase — translated: MAQKIQVITGVERRRRYSIEGKRRIVDESNEPLASVSDVARRNGVAVNLLFAWRKAFGLGSEEIPQFIVDLGLGPRVTALRQQVVAAKLHSGA